CCCACGACGGGGACGCCTCCGGGGTCGGTGTCCTGCTGATCGGCTCCCCGGTGTCCCGCGGGGAGCTGCGCGCGCAGGGCCGCGATCTCCGCGTCCCGGTCGTCCAGCACCGAGGCCAGCTGGTCCAGCAGCCAGTCGACCTCGGTCATCCGGTACCCGCGCACGGCCACCGAGAGGCGCAGCGCCCGGACGTCGTCGGCGACCACCGCGCGGCCCTCGGGCAGCTGCACCGAGGAGCGCCCGGGCTCGGCCGGCGGCTGGGTCTCCCCCCGCCCGAGCAGCAGCGAGGCGCCGAGGAACAGCAGCCCGCCGACCAGCAGCAGGCTGATGACGAAGACGAGTCCGGTCATGCTCAGTCGTCGACCGGGGCGGGGTCGGGCACCGCCTGCCCGCCGGGGGGCTCCGACTCGTGCTGCGCCCGGGTGGCGTCGGCGGCCTGGATGATCGCGACCGCCTCGGCGACGTCGTCGGTGACGTGCAGCAGGTCGAGGTCACCCGGGCTCACCGTGCCCTGCGCCACCATCGTCTGCCGGATCCAGTCGACCAGCCCGGCCCAGTACTCGCTGCCGAACAGGATCACCGGGAAGCGGGTCACCTTGCGGGTCTGCACCAGGGTGAGCGCCTCGAACAGCTCGTCGAGGGTGCCGAAGCCGCCGGGGAGGATGACGAACGCCTGCGCGTACTTCACGAACATCGTCTTGCGCACGAAGAAGTAGCGGAACAGCACGCCGACGTCGACCCACTCGTTGAGCTCCTGCTCGAACGGCAGCTCGATGCCCAGCCCGACCGAGGTGCCCCCCGCGTCGCAGGCGCCCTTGTTCGCCGCCTCCATCGCGCCCGGGCCGCCGCCGGTGATCACCGCGTAGCCGGCGTCGGCCAGCGCGGCGCCCAGCTGCTCGCCGGTGGCGTAGTAGGCGGAGTCCCGGGGCGTGCGGGCGCTGCCGAAGACGCTGACCGCCCGCGGGAGGTCGGCGAGCAGCCCGAAGCCCTCGACGAACTCGGCCTGGATTCTCAAGACGCGCCACGGGTCGGTGTGCACCCAGTCGCTGCTGCCGCGCCGGTCCAGCAGGCGCTGGTCGGTCGTCGTCCCGGCCATCTGCGGGTCGGGCTCACCGCCGCGCAGGGTGATCGGGCCG
The Modestobacter marinus DNA segment above includes these coding regions:
- a CDS encoding DivIVA domain-containing protein — its product is MTGLVFVISLLLVGGLLFLGASLLLGRGETQPPAEPGRSSVQLPEGRAVVADDVRALRLSVAVRGYRMTEVDWLLDQLASVLDDRDAEIAALRAQLPAGHRGADQQDTDPGGVPVVGDGRGSDEERRADA
- a CDS encoding TIGR00730 family Rossman fold protein, which encodes MSQTDDGARRRPIRHRGPITLRGGEPDPQMAGTTTDQRLLDRRGSSDWVHTDPWRVLRIQAEFVEGFGLLADLPRAVSVFGSARTPRDSAYYATGEQLGAALADAGYAVITGGGPGAMEAANKGACDAGGTSVGLGIELPFEQELNEWVDVGVLFRYFFVRKTMFVKYAQAFVILPGGFGTLDELFEALTLVQTRKVTRFPVILFGSEYWAGLVDWIRQTMVAQGTVSPGDLDLLHVTDDVAEAVAIIQAADATRAQHESEPPGGQAVPDPAPVDD